Within Butyrivibrio fibrisolvens, the genomic segment CAAATTATCATAAATATAACAAGTATATATATAACAACCATTAATTTATTTTTGCTTTTATAATACGTTCTTTCCGCTTCTTTAAATGTTTTATAGGTACTATTAACATAAGTTTCAAGCGGCATATTTATATTTGAATCCATGTTATTTATTCTCCTTTTCAACTACTTATCGTAACTCTCTAAAATCAAACTTTTTTGCTGTAAAGACTCTTTTTTAAGACTCTGCTGGGTCCAATCAAAATAATACTGGTTCTTATATTTATACAAATAACCATCTTCTTTCAGATATTTTTCACACTGTTCGAATATATCTTTACCGTCCCAAATCTTGCACCCTGATCCAGATGTATTATTCAATGTACGAGCCATCTTAAATGGATCAATTCCACACCAGAAATGAAGGTACCCAAAATCCCAATCGATTTTGGGTATTCCATCTACTTCAACAGTACATCCTACGCCATGAAAATAGTATGTCCTCTCACATATTTTCTTATTGATAATATGGTGAGAATAAATATAATCGAGTAATTCTCGTTTGTTCGTAATATTCATTTGTTCCGATTCATTGATGTAATTAATCAGAATTAAACATGCATCTTCGATAATGTGGTAATAATCGTTCACTGCATTTATAAATACTTCATCCATATTGCTTGCCTATTTTTAATGTGGTATTTCATTTTTTTACCATCAAAACACTTTGGTTACTGCTGATTGCTAGCCTTGTAGTTCTCCTTTAACATTTTCTGGTAGTCTTGTATGGAAATATCGCCCTTTAGCATACTTCCCATAGCCTCTGTCCCTACCTTACCAATTTTGAGATTTTCTATAGACAGCGTTGCCATAGTTTGGCGAATCATATCAATCTGCGCAGGTGTTAACTCCTTATTTTGAAACTCATCATTTTTCATGACTAGAGCCCCCTCTCCACCATGATAGTTTCTGATTTAATTTACTTCTTGTATGCAAAAACCCCAGACTCAAAAGTCTGGGGTTTTATTAGTAGCGAGAGGGGGATTCGAACCCTCGACACCGCGGGT encodes:
- a CDS encoding DUF6896 domain-containing protein, giving the protein MDEVFINAVNDYYHIIEDACLILINYINESEQMNITNKRELLDYIYSHHIINKKICERTYYFHGVGCTVEVDGIPKIDWDFGYLHFWCGIDPFKMARTLNNTSGSGCKIWDGKDIFEQCEKYLKEDGYLYKYKNQYYFDWTQQSLKKESLQQKSLILESYDK